DNA from Pelobacter propionicus DSM 2379:
TTGACTTTCACCGCCGTTTCTTTCGCGTGGACAACATGATCCTGGCCGTGTCCGGCGACTTTGAGCGCACCGCCCTGATCCGCCAACTGAACGAGGTTTTCGGCCCGAGGCGCCCCACCGCTCCCCTGAGCGTGGATAAGATTCCCCAGCCCCCTGCCATCTTCAGGCCGGAGGTTCTCCATGGCAAGAAATCGGTCAACCAGTCCGTGATCCGCATGGGACACCTGGGACCGACCAAGGACGATCCGGACATCCACGCCGTACGCATCCTGGATTACATCCTGGGGGGCAGTTTCACCTCGCGCCTGACCATGGAGATCCGCACCAACCGGGGGCTGGCCTACAGCGCCGGCAGCCACTTCGACATCGGCCGCCGCTTCAGCGGCAGCTTCATCGCCGAAACCGAAACCAAGGCCGAGAGCACCGCAAAGGCAATCTCCCTGATGAGGGAGATCATCACCACCATGACCCGGGAGGAGGTCAGCGACCAGGAGCTGAAGTCGGCGCAGGAGTACATCATCAACTCCTTCATGTTCGGTTTCACCTCCCCGGCGGCCGTGGCAATCCAGCGGGCCAGACTGGAGTATTACGGCTATCCGATCGACTACCTGGAGACCTACCGCGACAGCATCGCCCGGGTGACAAAGCGGGACGTGCTCTCCGCAGCCCGCACATACCTGAAACCGGAGGCGTTCAAGATCGTGGTGATTGGGGACGCGAAAAGCTTCGACAAACCGCTGACGACCTTCGGAGCGGTGCGGGAACTGGACCTGAGCCAGAGCGTTCCCGCCAACTGATCCCCGGGCGATGAACGCATCTGTCCGGCAAGAGACGCGGATTCGTTGTAAAGTTTGTCAGGGAAACTGTCGAAGGGAACTCAGAAGCACGAGACCATCCCAGTGGAGAGCGGGAACAGGCAATGAAAATCGACAACACCCCCATTACCCCGGCAGGAACACGGGAAACAGATCAGACGAAAACCGCCGCGCGCACATCCGGTCATTCCCCTGCTCCAGACAGGACGAATGAGACAGCTTTCAGCGTCGACATATCAGCAACAGCCGGACAGATGAGTAGCGAGGTCGCCGACGAAGACCAGGCCCGCCGGGACAAGATCGCGGCAATCAGGGCACAGCTGGCCGCGGGCAGCTACAGCATCAGCGGCAGGGATGTGGCGGAAAAGATGCTTGAGACCATCAAGGGGTAAAAAGGAGAGTCTCGGCCATCTTTTCAGCCACGTCCCTTGCACACATCACTACCCCGCACGTCCACGCATCAGGCACAGGTATCCCCTCTCCTGCTCTCTCCGTGTTTCCCCCCCGCCGTCTCAAGCGTAGCTCCAATGCCAGACGTCCCTTCACCGCCCCATGCCCCCAAGCCTGTATCTCCCGTGGCATTTCAGGCAGTCGGGGCACCATAGCGAGAGCACCAGGCTCTTTCGCCGTAATCAGCTGTTTTTCCAAAGTGTTTTCAGCATGCAGCCGCTTTTTCAAGGTTCAAACACTCTTCCGCTGGACAGGTATCCCATGGGGCCTGCGAACCTGACACTGTCTCCCGGTTTTCCGGACACCTGCAGTTCATACAGGTACGAATCGGGGCGAAGCCACAGATCAGGCGACTCGCGGCCAAGCGCAGGTCTGCTATAGTAGTAGGCATTTGCTGTTCTCCACGCATCGGAATCCTCTCAGCCATTTTGACGAAACACCGCCCGGCACGACGCGAGCGAGGGTCGACAGCCTTGAACCACCAACACCGAGGGAGAACCTCATGTCCATGCTGGCTGCTCTGCTGACATCTTTCGGGACGGCTCTTCTCGCCCCACTGCTGCATCAGCTCATCCCCCGTCGGGCCGGATGGCTGTGGGGGCTCCCGCCGCTGGCCCTGTTCTGCTTTTTCCTGGCTCGGACCGGACCAGCGGCATCGGGCGCGGTGCAGCAGGAGAGCTACGCCTGGATTCCCTCCTTGGGAGTCACCTGTATCCTGGCCATGGACAGCCTCAGCATCCTGTTCGCCTTGCTGATCAGCGGCATCGGCACCATTGTGCTGATCTATGCTTCTTCGTACCTGCGCCACCATCGCCATCTGGGCCGATTTTACGGCCTGATCCTGGCGTTCATGGCAGCCATGCTCGGAACCGTGCTGGCGGGAGACCTGCTGACCCTCTTCATGTTCTGGGAACTGACCGGCTTCTGCTCTTTCATGCTGATCGGCTTCGAGCACGAAAACAGGGCTTCACGCGACGCCGCGCTCCAGGCACTGCTGGTCACCGGCGCCGGGGGACTGGCCCTGCTGGCAGGGATAGTCCTGATGGGGCGGGCCACGGGGAGCATGGATCTGAAAACCATTCTGGCCAGCGGAGACGTGCTGCGAGCCCATCCCCATTACCTGGCCATGCTGCTGCTGATACTGAGCGGTGCGTTTACCAAGTCGGCCCAGTTCCCCTTCCATTTCTGGCTCCCGGGCGCCATGGCCGCACCTACCCCGGTCAGCGCCTATCTGCACTCGGCCACCATGGTCAAACTGGGAATCTATCTGCTGGCGCGCCTTGCGCCGGTAGTGGGCGGCACCAAAGAGTGGTTCGTCTGCCTGACCCTGGTCGGAGCCACGACCATGCTGCTGGGAGGGGCAACAGCCATTCTCCGCGACGACCTGAAGCAGATCCTGGCCTGGTCCACCGTCAGCGCCCTGGGTACCCTGACCTTGCTGCTGGGATTGGGAACCCCGCTGGCCGTCACGACCGCCATGCTCCTGCTGCCGGTGCACGCCCTGTACAAAAGCGCCCTGTTTCTGGCTGCCGGGGCAGTAGACCATTCCGTCGGAAGCCGGGCCATATCCCGCCTGGGGGGACTGGCCGGAAGCATCCCCTGGGTGGCGGCGGGCGCGCTCATTGCAGCACTGTCCATGGCCGGACTGCCCCCTCTGGCCGGTTTCATCGCCAAGGAGCTGCTCTATGAAACGACGCTCCAAGCTCCCCTCTGGCCGGTGCTGACCACAGCTTTCATGACAACCGCAAACGCCCTGGCAATCGTGGCAGCGCTAATGGCCGGCTATGCCCCCTTTTTCGGCAAACGGAAAGAGCCGGGCCCGCCCCCCCACCGGGTGGAGGCGCATCTCTGGCTCCCCGTACTTGTCCCTGCCCTGGCCGGCCTTCTGATCGGGCTGTTTCCCGCTCCGTTCGGGCACTGGCTGGTGGCGCCGGCGGTGGAAACGACGCTCGCCACCCCTGTTCCCGTTGCACTGGCCCTCTGGCACGGAATCAACCCGCCCCTCGTGCTCAGCCTGCTCACCCTGGTTGCGGGCCTTGCCATTGCCGTCGGCCGCATCCCGCTCATAAAACGGCTGCCGTCGCTGGACGGCACCAAGCTGTGGGGACCGGAACAGCTGTACGCACGAATGCTCGAAGGCCTGCCCAGGCTCGCTGCTGTCCTGACAGCGTCTCTGCAGAACGGTCGTCTGCGTCACTACCTCATGACCGTAGTGGGGGGCGCGGTCGGCCTGATGTGCCTTGCACTCATCTCAGGGCCGGCCTCCCTGCCCACACCGCAACGTCCCGACGGCGGGCTCCACGAATGGCTGACCGCAGCCGTCATTCTGGGAGGCGCCCTGATGGCGGCCACCACAAGATCGCGCTTGGCCGCCGTGGCTGCCCTCGGCACGGTGGGGTACGGCGTAGCCCTGATCTACATCATCTTCGGAGCACCGGACTTGGCAATGACCCAGTTCTGCATCGAGACACTCTCTATCATCATGTTCGTACTGGTTCTGTACCGCTTGCCCCGCTTCACTCCCCTCTCTTCACCCCTGTCCCGCCTGCGGGATTTGCTGGTGTCCCTCTCCATCGGCTGCGCCATGGGCCTGCTGGTACTGATGGCGGTCTCCCGGCCGATGTTCCCCCACATCGGCGACTGGTTCCTCCGGCAAAGCTTGCCCGCTGGACATGGACGGAACGTGGTCAACGTCATCCTGGTGGATTTCCGTGCCCTGGATACGCTGGGAGAAATCACCGTCCTGGCGGTAGCGGCCCTGGGGGTATACGGATTGCTGAAGAAACGGTCCGGGGAGGATAGCTAACCATGTATTCCCTGATCCTTGCCACCGCCATACGGATCCTGCTACCACTGATGCTGCTGTTCTCCCTCTTCCTGCTGCTGCGGGGGCACAACGAGCCTGGGGGGGGCTTCGCGGGAGGACTGGTGGCGGCGGCCGCCTTCGCGCTCTACAGTCTGGCCCACGGGGAGCAGGAGGGACGCCGGCTGCTGCGGGTGGATCCCCTCCGGCTGGTCGCAACGGGTCTGCTGATGGCGCTGGCGAGCGGACTGCTCTCGCTCCCCATGGGGCTTCCCTTTCTCACCGCCGCCTGGAGCAGCGTGCCGGTTCCGGGTATCGGCCACGTCGGCACACCGCTCCTGTTCGACGCAGGAGTGTATGTACTGGTCGTTGGGATTGCCCTTTTGATTATCTTCACGCTGATGGAGGAGTGAATGGAAAGCGTACTGGCGGTGGTCATTGCCGGACTGTACACCACGGGCATGTACCTGATGGTGCGGCGGAGCATCGTCAAGATGGTCTTCGGTCTGGCCCTGCTGGGAAACGCAGCCAACCTGCTGATTTTCACCGTGGGAAGACTGACCCGTGGCAGACCTCCCCATATTCCGCTGGAAGAAATTGCTCCGCTGACGCCCGTCGCCGACCCCGTTCCCCAGGCCCTGATCCTGACCGCCATCGTGATCGGCTTCGGGGTGCAGGCATTTGCTCTGGTACTGATCAAACGGGTCTACCAGACGGTGGGAAGCGACGACCAGGACGAAATGATCACGGAAAACCGGGTGTCGGAGAAGAAGCTCCATGAATAACCTGCTCTTTGTACCGCTGTTGATCCCGCTTGCCACCGCGACCGCGGGACTCCTGGCCTGGAGAAGGAGGAACCTGCAACGCATGCTGGGGGTCTGCGGAACGACATCCCTGCTGGTGGCCGGCTTGTGCCTACTGACGCAGGTGCGCGGAAAGGGGATTCTGAGCGTCCAGGCGGGAAACTGGCCGGCTCCCTTCGGCATTACCCTGGTCGCCGACAGTTTCAGCGCCCTGATGATAGCCGCAACCGGCTTCATGGGACTGGCCGTATCGGTCTATTCGTTGACCGACGCGGATGCAGGCCAGGAATCGCTCGGTTACCACCCCCTGCTGCAGGTCCTCCTGCTGGGGGTCTGCGGTTCGTTTCTCACCGCTGATCTCTTCAACCTCTATGTCTGGTTCGAGGTGCTGATGATCTCTTCCTTCGTGCTGCTGGCCCTGGGGGGGCGCAGGGAACAGATCGAGGGCGCCATCAAGTATGTAGCCCTCAACCTGACCGCTTCGGCCTTCTTTCTGGCAGGAATCGGCCTGCTCTACGGCGTAACCGGCACCCTCAACATGGCCCATGTGGCGGTTCAGTTGCGCGAAACGGAACATACTGGCACCGTACCGATCATAGCGGCCCTGCTCTTCAGCGCCTTTGGCGTCAAGGCGGCGGTCTTTCCGTTTCATTTCTGGCTGCCCGCCTCCTACCACACCGCGCCGATTGCGGTGACGACCCTTTTCTCGGCGCTGCTTTCAAAAGTCGGTATCTATGTTCTGATCAGGATATTCACCCTGATCTTCGTTCAGGAGGCAATTGCCGGTCAGGCCATCATACTGACGGCAGCGGGCCTGACCATGCTGATCGGAGTTCTGGGCGCCATGGTTCAGTACGAGATGCGGCGCCTGCTGTCGTTTCATATCGTGAGCCAGATCGGGTACCTGCTGATGGGGCTGGGCCTCATGACACCGCTGGCTCTGGCCGGCACCATATTCTTCATGGCCCACATCATCGCCGCGAAATCCGCTCTCTTTTTGACAACGGGCATCGTGGCCCGCCTGACAGGCAGCAGCGAACTGCCCCGCTCCGGCGGCCTGTACCATCAGCGGCCGTTTCTGGCGGCGATCTTCCTGCTGCCGGCGCTTTCCATGGCCGGATTGCCGCCGCTGTCCGGATTCTGGGCCAAACTGGCCCTGATAACGGCAAGCCTGGGCCATGGGCACTACCTGCTGACCCTGGTGGCCCTGCTGGTAAGCCTCATGACGCTGTTCTCCATGACCAAGATCTGGAATGAGGCTTTCTGGAAGACACGTCCTCCCGGGGAGGAAACGGATCCGCGCCCCATGCCCGTTCTCTCCAGCGTGCAGTTGTACGCACCGGCCCTGGCATTGGCGCTGGTATCGGTGACGATGGGACTGGGCGCCGAACCGTTCTTCCGGCTGGCACTTGTTGCCGCCGGCCAGTTGCTGGAACCAGCCGGCTATATCACCGCCGTCCTGGGGGTGCGACCGTGACCGTTTTTCTGGCCAACATCCTGCTGGGGCTGGCCTGGATGGCCCTGACCGGCTCCTTCAGCGTCGGAGGGCTGTTTACCGGCCTCTGCTTCGGCCTGTGCGTACTCTGGATCGGCCGTCAGGACCAGAATTCGGCGGACTACCGGAGGAAGCTGCTGGCAATTGCCGGCTTCGTTATTTTTTTCCTGCGCGAACTGGTAATCGCCAACCTGCGGGTGGCCCACGACGTGCTGACTCCGCGCCACCACATGACCCCCGGCATCGTGGCGGTCCCCCTCGACCTGGAGAGCGACCCGCAGATCACCCTGCTGGCGACCCTAATAACCCTGACGCCGGGGACCCTGAGCCTGAGCGTCTCAGACGACCGGCGGACGCTCTACGTGCACGCCATGTACGTCGATGATCCGGCAGACCTGGTGAGAGAAATCAAAAACGGCTTTGAAAGGCGTGTTATGGAGGTATTCCGATGACCCTGAGCGACGGCGTCACCCTGATTATCCTGCCCCTGCTGGGGGCCGGGCTATTGATCTCCTTTTACCGGGTCGTCCGAGGTCCGAGTCTGCCGGACCGGGTAGTGGCCCTGGACCTGATGGCAACCGTCATCATTTCCATCTCCGCCGTCTATTCCGTGGCAAGCAACGAGCCATCCTACCTGGACGCGGCAGTTGTGCTGGCCCTGATAACCTTCCTGGGAACCGTGGCATTCGCCTACTATCTGAACAGGAGCAGCAGCAATGCATGAGAACATCGTCGTCTTTATAATGGGGGCGGGCACCTTTTTCATCCTGGTGGCAGCCATTGGGGTAGTCCGGATGCCTGACATCTACATGCGCCTCTCAGCCGCATCCAAGGCATCCACCCTGGGGGCGAGCTTCATCCTGGCGGCGGTCGCGCTTTTCTTTGACAGCACGCCCGTCTCGGGAAAAGTAATCGCCATCATTTCCTTCACCCTGCTGACCGCGCCGATCGCGGCCCACATGCTGGGGCGGGCAGCCTATCTCAGCGGCACACCGCTCTGGGAAAAAAGCGTGTGCGACGAACTGGGAGCAGCAGGAGAATGGGACAGGAGGGTGAAGGAAGGGTGCTCGGCAAGCGGAGACAAACATGACTGACAAGTTCAGCGGAATACGCGAACAGCTCTACGTCATCATATTCGAGGCCGACACACGGGTAGGCAGGGCCTTTGACCTGACCCTGATCGTCTTCATCCTGCTGTCGGTACTGCTGGTGATGCTGGACAGCATACCGGAACTGCACCAGCAATGGGGTTCCTGGTTTTGGGGGGGAGAACTGCTGATTACCGTCCTCTTCAGCATCGAGTACCTGCTCAGGCTCTACTGCGCCCGCCGACCCGCACGCTATGCCTTGAGTTTCTACGGCATGGTTGACCTGCTGGCCATCATCCCCGGCTACGCCAGCCTCTTCCTTCCCGGCCTGCACTTGCTCAGCACGGTGCGTATCCTTCGTGTGCTGCGCATCTTCCGGGTTCTCAAGATGGTCCAGTTCATGGGAGAGGGGAGCAACCTCTGGCTGGCGCTGAAACGCAGCCGCTACAAGATCACGGTCTTCCTGACCACGGTGGTGACCATCGTGGTATTCGTGGGCAGCCTGATGTATCTGATCGAGGGGTCAGAGGGCGGTTTTACCAGCATCCCCAAAAGCATCTATTGGGCTATCGTCACCATGACCACCGTCGGCTACGGCGACATAGCTCCCAGAACGTCCTTGGGGCAGATGGTAGCATCACTGCTGATGGTGATCGGCTACGGCATTATCGCCGTACCCACCGGTATCGTCACCACCGAGATGATGCGCCCCCCGCCCGTCGGCGGGGTATGCCCCTGCTGCGGCAGAAAGGTGGACAGGGCGGAAGAGCGGTAGGAAGGGAGCCATGGTATACTTACCCCCTTAAGTCATCGAACAGGCCGCAACGACACCATGCGTGCGAAAGAGGAGTACAACCGTGAAAGAGATCCTGGAGGAGCACTGGCACCATCTGCCGGAAACGGAACTATTCGAGTTTCTCAAAACCTCTCCGGAAAAGGGGCTGGACAGCTTCGAGGTTGCCCACCGCCTGGAACAGTTCGGCCCCAACCGGATCACCCAGAAAAAGGGCACCAGCCCGCTGGTGCTGTTTCTCTTGCAGTTTCACCAGCCGCTGGTCTATATCCTGCTGGCTGCCGCCCTGATTACCAGTTTTCTCCGGGAATGGGTCGATGCGGGGGTCATCTTCGGGGTGGTTATCGTCAATGCGGTTATCGGCTTCATTCAGGAGGCAAAGGCGGTTAAGGCCATCGAAGCCCTTTCCCGTTCCCTGACCAGCGCCGCGACCGTTGTGCGGAGCGGGGAGCGGCGCCAGGTTCCGGCAGCGGAACTGGTTCCGGGGGATATCGTCCTGTTGCAGTCCGGCGACAAAGTCCCCGCGGACCTGCGGCTGATCAGCACCAGGGAGCTGCAGATTGATGAATCGACCCTGACCGGAGAATCGGTCCCGGTGCACAAGCAGAGCGGCGTGCTGACCCACGACACGCTGCTGGCCGACCGCAGCAACATGGCCTACTCATCCACCCTGGTCACCTATGGTGTCGCCACCGGAACGGTCATCGCCACCGGCAACCAGACCGAAATCGGCCGCATCAACGAACTGATCGCCTCCGCCGATGTACTGGCCACCCCGCTTACCCGCAAGATCGCGCGCTTCAGCGGCCTGCTCCTATACGTCATCCTGGGCCTGGCGGCGGTCACCTTTGTTGTAGGAGTGTTACGGGGTGAATCATGGCTTGACATGTTCATGGCCGTGGTTGCCCTGGCGGTGGGAGCCATACCCGAGGGGCTTCCGGCGGCGGTCACCATCACCCTGGCCATCGGTGTTTCCAAGATGGCCAAACGCAACGCCATCATCCGCAAACTCCCCGCGGTGGAGACACTGGGGAGCACGACGGTGATCTGCTCCGACAAGACCGGAACCCTGACCCAGAACCAGATGACGGTCCAGGAAATCCACGCCGGCGGCGAACTGTATCTGGTCTCCGGCAGCGGCTACGAACCGGAGGGGGCCTTTAGCCGCAATGGCGAGCAGGTTTCTCCCGAGCAGTGCCAGGCCCTGCGGGAGTGCCTGCTGGCCGGACTGCTCTGCAACGATGCCGTTCTGGTGAGGGCGGACGGGGAATGGAAAGTGGAGGGCGACCCCACGGAGGCAGCCCTGGTGGTTTCCGCAGGAAAGTCGGGGCTGGAGCGGGAAGTGATGACCCAGAAGCTCCCCCGCCGTGACGCCATCCCCTTCGAGTCACAGTACCAGTACATGGCAACCCTGCATGGTGACGGGGAACGAAACGTCGTCTATCTGAAGGGAGCCATAGAGAGCCTGCTCCCGCGCTGCAGTCAGGCCCTGTCCGCCTCGGGGGAGACGATACGGCTTGATGTTGACCAGTGCCACCGCCGGGCCGAGGAGATGGCGGGCAAAGGGCTGCGGGTGCTGGCCTTTGCCCGACTGGAACCGACTGGGGGCGTCCGGCAGCTACGGCACGATGATGTGAGCACTGGCTTGACCTTCCTTGGCCTTCAGGGGATGATCGATCCGCCCAGGGATGAGGCCATTGCGGCGGTGAGGATCTGTCAGGCCGCCGGGATCAGGGTCAAGATGATTACCGGCGACCACGCCATAACCGCCGCAGCCATTGCCCGCCAGATAGGGCTGAACGGCGGGGGTGACGGCGCTGCCCAGCCTCCGGCCCTGAACGGCGGCGAGCTGGCGCACCTTTCCGACGCGGAGCTGATCGTTGCCGCGGAGCGGACAGCGGTCTTCGCCCGGGTTGCGCCGGAGCAGAAACTGCGCCTGGTGGAGGCTCTGCAGGCCAGCGGCCAGGTTGTTGCCATGACCGGAGACGGGGTCAATGATGCACCGGCGCTGCGCCAGGCAAACATCGGCGTGGCCATGGGGATAACCGGCACCGAAGTCTCCAAGGAGGCGGCGGACATGGTGCTGACGGACGACAACTTCTCCTCCATCGAGGCGGCGGTGGAAGAGGGGCGCGGCGTTTTCGACAACCTGGTCAAGTTCATCACCTGGACCCTGCCCACAAACCTGGGCGAAGGACTGGTGATTCTGGCTGCGGTGTTTGCCGGGGTCCAGCTGCCGATCCTGCCGGTGCAGATCCTCTGGATCAACATGACCACGGCGGTGCTGCTGGGGCTCATGCTGGCGTTCGAACCGAAGGAGCCGGGGATCATGCAGCGCCCCCCCCTGGACCCGGCCAAGCCGCTCCTGACCGCTGAACTGGGCCTGAGAATCGCCATTGTCGGGGTGCTCTTGCTTGCAGGGTCGTTCGGACTGTTCGAGTGGCAACTGTCCGCGGGGAGCAGCCTTGGGAAGGCCCGCACCTGCGCGGTCAACGTCTTTGTGTTCGGCGAGCTGTTCTACCTGTTCAACTGCCGCTCGCTGCGCCACTCTCTCTTCAGTATCGGCATGTTCAGCAACCGCTGGCTGCTGTGGGGGGTGGGACTGATGATCATTCTGCAGTTCCTGTTCACCTACCTGCCGGCGATGAACATGGCCTTCCACAGCCAGCCCATAGGGCTTGGGGAATGGGGTGTCATCATCGCCGCTTCCCTGATCATCTATATCGTTATCGAGGTTGAGAAATGGATTCGGCGGCGCACTAAACCGGGTACCCCGTAGCTCCGGCGTTAAATCAACCAACAGCTACGGCCCGGTTGCGGCTAGGTGACGCACAGGGAGGTTTCCCCCTCCCTGAATCCGGCCCGGAAGGCCGACTGGCGCACGACGCTCCGGGCGCCCCGTGCGCCCACGGTCATAAGCATCTTGATCCTGCCAGGTGTCACCTGGTCCATGGCGAGGACAGGAGCGCCGTGCAACGTACGCCCCAGCTTGCGCG
Protein-coding regions in this window:
- a CDS encoding ion transporter; protein product: MTDKFSGIREQLYVIIFEADTRVGRAFDLTLIVFILLSVLLVMLDSIPELHQQWGSWFWGGELLITVLFSIEYLLRLYCARRPARYALSFYGMVDLLAIIPGYASLFLPGLHLLSTVRILRVLRIFRVLKMVQFMGEGSNLWLALKRSRYKITVFLTTVVTIVVFVGSLMYLIEGSEGGFTSIPKSIYWAIVTMTTVGYGDIAPRTSLGQMVASLLMVIGYGIIAVPTGIVTTEMMRPPPVGGVCPCCGRKVDRAEER
- a CDS encoding M16 family metallopeptidase, with translation MKRIILALCLSLCTVAVVFAAEGGKADPRSMSFPELRFQIPRAERIVLTCGMPVYLLADRELPIISMTALVRTGSVYDPANRSGLATLTGSAMRNGGAAGMSAEKMDDELEFMASTVESAIAQDMGTVSLSSLTRNFNQTLRIFRDVLLHPDFCDKRLELIRRQMIEGLRRQNDDPKEIADREIARAIYAGHPLGAVPSFASVTAITRQEVVDFHRRFFRVDNMILAVSGDFERTALIRQLNEVFGPRRPTAPLSVDKIPQPPAIFRPEVLHGKKSVNQSVIRMGHLGPTKDDPDIHAVRILDYILGGSFTSRLTMEIRTNRGLAYSAGSHFDIGRRFSGSFIAETETKAESTAKAISLMREIITTMTREEVSDQELKSAQEYIINSFMFGFTSPAAVAIQRARLEYYGYPIDYLETYRDSIARVTKRDVLSAARTYLKPEAFKIVVIGDAKSFDKPLTTFGAVRELDLSQSVPAN
- the mnhG gene encoding monovalent cation/H(+) antiporter subunit G, giving the protein MHENIVVFIMGAGTFFILVAAIGVVRMPDIYMRLSAASKASTLGASFILAAVALFFDSTPVSGKVIAIISFTLLTAPIAAHMLGRAAYLSGTPLWEKSVCDELGAAGEWDRRVKEGCSASGDKHD
- the flgM gene encoding flagellar biosynthesis anti-sigma factor FlgM, which encodes MKIDNTPITPAGTRETDQTKTAARTSGHSPAPDRTNETAFSVDISATAGQMSSEVADEDQARRDKIAAIRAQLAAGSYSISGRDVAEKMLETIKG
- a CDS encoding Na+/H+ antiporter subunit D: MNNLLFVPLLIPLATATAGLLAWRRRNLQRMLGVCGTTSLLVAGLCLLTQVRGKGILSVQAGNWPAPFGITLVADSFSALMIAATGFMGLAVSVYSLTDADAGQESLGYHPLLQVLLLGVCGSFLTADLFNLYVWFEVLMISSFVLLALGGRREQIEGAIKYVALNLTASAFFLAGIGLLYGVTGTLNMAHVAVQLRETEHTGTVPIIAALLFSAFGVKAAVFPFHFWLPASYHTAPIAVTTLFSALLSKVGIYVLIRIFTLIFVQEAIAGQAIILTAAGLTMLIGVLGAMVQYEMRRLLSFHIVSQIGYLLMGLGLMTPLALAGTIFFMAHIIAAKSALFLTTGIVARLTGSSELPRSGGLYHQRPFLAAIFLLPALSMAGLPPLSGFWAKLALITASLGHGHYLLTLVALLVSLMTLFSMTKIWNEAFWKTRPPGEETDPRPMPVLSSVQLYAPALALALVSVTMGLGAEPFFRLALVAAGQLLEPAGYITAVLGVRP
- a CDS encoding Na+/H+ antiporter subunit B; translated protein: MYSLILATAIRILLPLMLLFSLFLLLRGHNEPGGGFAGGLVAAAAFALYSLAHGEQEGRRLLRVDPLRLVATGLLMALASGLLSLPMGLPFLTAAWSSVPVPGIGHVGTPLLFDAGVYVLVVGIALLIIFTLMEE
- a CDS encoding Na+/H+ antiporter subunit E, with protein sequence MTVFLANILLGLAWMALTGSFSVGGLFTGLCFGLCVLWIGRQDQNSADYRRKLLAIAGFVIFFLRELVIANLRVAHDVLTPRHHMTPGIVAVPLDLESDPQITLLATLITLTPGTLSLSVSDDRRTLYVHAMYVDDPADLVREIKNGFERRVMEVFR
- a CDS encoding Na+/H+ antiporter subunit C, translating into MESVLAVVIAGLYTTGMYLMVRRSIVKMVFGLALLGNAANLLIFTVGRLTRGRPPHIPLEEIAPLTPVADPVPQALILTAIVIGFGVQAFALVLIKRVYQTVGSDDQDEMITENRVSEKKLHE
- a CDS encoding cation-transporting P-type ATPase; amino-acid sequence: MKEILEEHWHHLPETELFEFLKTSPEKGLDSFEVAHRLEQFGPNRITQKKGTSPLVLFLLQFHQPLVYILLAAALITSFLREWVDAGVIFGVVIVNAVIGFIQEAKAVKAIEALSRSLTSAATVVRSGERRQVPAAELVPGDIVLLQSGDKVPADLRLISTRELQIDESTLTGESVPVHKQSGVLTHDTLLADRSNMAYSSTLVTYGVATGTVIATGNQTEIGRINELIASADVLATPLTRKIARFSGLLLYVILGLAAVTFVVGVLRGESWLDMFMAVVALAVGAIPEGLPAAVTITLAIGVSKMAKRNAIIRKLPAVETLGSTTVICSDKTGTLTQNQMTVQEIHAGGELYLVSGSGYEPEGAFSRNGEQVSPEQCQALRECLLAGLLCNDAVLVRADGEWKVEGDPTEAALVVSAGKSGLEREVMTQKLPRRDAIPFESQYQYMATLHGDGERNVVYLKGAIESLLPRCSQALSASGETIRLDVDQCHRRAEEMAGKGLRVLAFARLEPTGGVRQLRHDDVSTGLTFLGLQGMIDPPRDEAIAAVRICQAAGIRVKMITGDHAITAAAIARQIGLNGGGDGAAQPPALNGGELAHLSDAELIVAAERTAVFARVAPEQKLRLVEALQASGQVVAMTGDGVNDAPALRQANIGVAMGITGTEVSKEAADMVLTDDNFSSIEAAVEEGRGVFDNLVKFITWTLPTNLGEGLVILAAVFAGVQLPILPVQILWINMTTAVLLGLMLAFEPKEPGIMQRPPLDPAKPLLTAELGLRIAIVGVLLLAGSFGLFEWQLSAGSSLGKARTCAVNVFVFGELFYLFNCRSLRHSLFSIGMFSNRWLLWGVGLMIILQFLFTYLPAMNMAFHSQPIGLGEWGVIIAASLIIYIVIEVEKWIRRRTKPGTP
- a CDS encoding putative monovalent cation/H+ antiporter subunit A, producing MSMLAALLTSFGTALLAPLLHQLIPRRAGWLWGLPPLALFCFFLARTGPAASGAVQQESYAWIPSLGVTCILAMDSLSILFALLISGIGTIVLIYASSYLRHHRHLGRFYGLILAFMAAMLGTVLAGDLLTLFMFWELTGFCSFMLIGFEHENRASRDAALQALLVTGAGGLALLAGIVLMGRATGSMDLKTILASGDVLRAHPHYLAMLLLILSGAFTKSAQFPFHFWLPGAMAAPTPVSAYLHSATMVKLGIYLLARLAPVVGGTKEWFVCLTLVGATTMLLGGATAILRDDLKQILAWSTVSALGTLTLLLGLGTPLAVTTAMLLLPVHALYKSALFLAAGAVDHSVGSRAISRLGGLAGSIPWVAAGALIAALSMAGLPPLAGFIAKELLYETTLQAPLWPVLTTAFMTTANALAIVAALMAGYAPFFGKRKEPGPPPHRVEAHLWLPVLVPALAGLLIGLFPAPFGHWLVAPAVETTLATPVPVALALWHGINPPLVLSLLTLVAGLAIAVGRIPLIKRLPSLDGTKLWGPEQLYARMLEGLPRLAAVLTASLQNGRLRHYLMTVVGGAVGLMCLALISGPASLPTPQRPDGGLHEWLTAAVILGGALMAATTRSRLAAVAALGTVGYGVALIYIIFGAPDLAMTQFCIETLSIIMFVLVLYRLPRFTPLSSPLSRLRDLLVSLSIGCAMGLLVLMAVSRPMFPHIGDWFLRQSLPAGHGRNVVNVILVDFRALDTLGEITVLAVAALGVYGLLKKRSGEDS
- a CDS encoding cation:proton antiporter, giving the protein MTLSDGVTLIILPLLGAGLLISFYRVVRGPSLPDRVVALDLMATVIISISAVYSVASNEPSYLDAAVVLALITFLGTVAFAYYLNRSSSNA